TAAGGAACCATGGCGTTGCTCGGTCCAGGAGGAACATCGTGCGAACCACCAGCTCCTTTTGCGCTATCCGGATGAAGGTTGAAGTTGGCTTCAAACCTTTTCCCTTGAGGTGCTTTGCGTCCCTGAGATTGCTGGTACAGCATAACCAGATGCTTGGGCATTGTGCACTTTTCAGTAGAATGCGTGGAGCATCCACACTTGTTGCAAAGCTTAGATTTATCAAGCCTGGGCTTTGAAGTGCCTTTTCCCTTGCCTGGGTATCTAGATCTCCTGTTCCCATTGCGCTTTCGCTTATGCTCGAAATTGGATTGTTTACCCCGAGGGGTACCATTAAACTTTTGTCTATTTGCAACATTCAGATGGACTTCAGGTAAAGGTTGTGCCCCAACTGGGCGCTGAGAGCCATTCTTAGCAAGTAGCTCATCATGCTTTTCAGCCTGAAGTAACATGTGAATAAGCTCGGAATAGACAGTGTAGTTACGAGCACGGTATTGTTGTTGGAGGATCCTATCTGAAGGGAGCATAGT
The Aegilops tauschii subsp. strangulata cultivar AL8/78 chromosome 3, Aet v6.0, whole genome shotgun sequence genome window above contains:
- the LOC109732399 gene encoding uncharacterized protein — encoded protein: MTAKEFEELALNGHNYPTWAMDIKISLASRGIARAIQPPKTPLPAGATPLTEQQNYAALFIIRHHIHPDLKSEYLQEESPSTLFLALKTRYEQQKAVVLPEALHDWTHLRLQDFKSIGEYNHAVHKICSKPRFCEKEPTEGEKIEKTLSTMLPSDRILQQQYRARNYTVYSELIHMLLQAEKHDELLAKNGSQRPVGAQPLPEVHLNVANRQKFNGTPRGKQSNFEHKRKRNGNRRSRYPGKGKGTSKPRLDKSKLCNKCGCSTHSTEKCTMPKHLVMLYQQSQGRKAPQGKRFEANFNLHPDSAKGAGGSHDVPPGPSNAMVPYLPEANAEMENTLIEYTANNMFGDFD